In one Neobacillus sp. WH10 genomic region, the following are encoded:
- a CDS encoding SIS domain-containing protein → MFTVSKEKLMSLGALITTGEIKQQPELWGETLVLYKEKRQQIEAFLQNLTEKHERIRVIFTGAGTSAYVGDTVTPYLKEKVDEKQWDLMSVPTTAIVSNPYQFLKSDIPTLLISFARSGNSPESVTTVELAEQVVSDLYQITITCSKDGKLAQRAQGDESNLLLLMPERSNDQGFAMTGSYTCMALTALLIFDSLSVEEKMNIVETIQRMGKSVISREADIKKMIAADFERIIYLGSGGFEGLAREAQLKILELTAGKIATSFDSSLGFRHGPKSFVNEKAVVFVFVSNQPYTRRYDLDILNELRQDSIASYICAIAVDGDTNYEGDTFLFDSEARAVPDAYLSLPYVMVGQTLALLASIKVGNTPDTPSPSGTVNRVVKGVTIHEYK, encoded by the coding sequence TTGTTTACAGTAAGTAAGGAAAAATTAATGTCATTAGGGGCATTGATTACAACAGGTGAAATTAAACAACAGCCTGAATTATGGGGCGAAACACTTGTATTGTATAAGGAGAAGCGTCAGCAGATTGAAGCGTTCTTGCAGAACTTAACAGAAAAGCATGAACGTATCCGAGTTATTTTTACAGGAGCTGGAACCTCCGCCTATGTGGGTGACACCGTAACTCCCTACTTAAAGGAAAAAGTGGATGAAAAACAGTGGGACTTGATGAGTGTTCCAACAACAGCAATCGTGTCAAACCCTTACCAATTTCTAAAATCAGACATTCCGACATTATTAATTTCATTTGCCAGAAGCGGCAACAGTCCGGAAAGCGTTACGACAGTGGAATTAGCAGAACAAGTGGTATCGGACCTCTATCAGATTACGATCACCTGCTCTAAGGATGGGAAGTTGGCACAACGGGCACAAGGGGATGAGAGCAATCTCTTATTATTGATGCCTGAAAGGTCCAATGACCAAGGCTTTGCAATGACGGGAAGCTACACATGTATGGCTTTAACTGCACTGCTCATTTTTGATTCGCTGTCAGTTGAAGAAAAAATGAACATTGTCGAAACAATTCAACGCATGGGTAAAAGTGTCATTAGTAGAGAAGCTGATATTAAAAAAATGATTGCTGCCGATTTTGAACGAATCATTTATCTTGGCTCAGGTGGCTTTGAAGGCTTAGCGAGAGAAGCACAATTAAAAATATTAGAGTTAACTGCCGGGAAAATTGCTACTTCTTTTGACTCATCACTCGGATTCCGCCACGGTCCTAAATCATTTGTGAATGAAAAAGCGGTCGTGTTTGTGTTTGTTTCCAACCAACCATATACACGCCGTTACGATCTCGATATCTTAAATGAATTGAGACAGGATAGCATCGCCAGCTATATTTGTGCCATTGCAGTGGATGGAGACACGAATTATGAAGGTGATACGTTCTTATTTGACAGCGAAGCACGCGCAGTGCCGGATGCCTACCTGTCGCTGCCGTACGTCATGGTCGGACAAACGCTCGCCCTGCTAGCTTCGATTAAAGTTGGGAATACACCGGATACTCCTTCACCAAGCGGAACGGTCAATCGTGTTGTAAAAGGTGTTACGATCCACGAATACAAGTAA
- a CDS encoding endo-alpha-N-acetylgalactosaminidase family protein, which translates to MRSKYYKRVTNALIAFVLFLPMFLTGFTPPLRAEAVVTNPWVTISSGGNEVNEMVNQNGKAYARLGAGAGNDNGAKAAIFQEKEAVAHISGTMEYTFIPELKAEDTRFGFYPHYIDHNNFVFVGYDSLGWFYEYKYQGSGTWLQTRPSVPLPEAGTKHSIKIDYNGTALKVTLDGKDLFGAVTLSNDINNLLSGKEAVKLGAFGGKNSQVLLELGDSPGDGGTDPGNGGTEPGDQELVDISDNQLEDGDFKIISGDGKVTYNQDGSATFHVTSTQKNRIVYNKMKPIKNGIFEADITPGTSAMNRFGLIYRVQNPSAYTYVGTGDQNNLYFGEIFGPANSWTAMTSNVPLEANKTYHLRIKFSDDLATLYINDKKVNTFTLSGGVDQAGLLGFEKSRGAADITISNIKIKENVPPKAPNTPPVEDNLSSDYMNVIIDQVFPRVIEYRVGNKVMNGQKSPVYGLKVNGVLYYPEVSFEKKSKSEALYTLKVKDEYENLDAVFKVSLKVNKNKVIYTFEEITNAGSSKIETVELADLNFISVNSAQTNAKAKLTNLSSDVTKPGDVDVTVDSTLGGIGTSERYYTAFLSTDKLSAGVWSSSEVNGYRNLVANRYQSEDGTKAIGIGSSLLYYQREFMSKPQSKKPTVKIAIADDLNRDNEIDWQDGAIAYREIMQDIPGSNDVNNLVGQRIAMNFGSQAQQPFLKTLDNVKKVALATDGLGQSVLLKGYGNEGHDSAHPDYGNVGERIGGAEDIKTLIREGHKYNSEFGVHINAQETYPEAKAFNEDFIDGPNSRGWGWLDQSYTINKLKDLYSGTRAKRLDELKAAAPGLDFIYLDVWYQDQWESDRISEQFHDRGWRVATEFGTSMANYSTWQHWATDKNYGGPASKGINSEVLRFISNHQKDSWVLNWPESGGTADHPLLGGFELAGFEGWQSDKNFDHFIRMTFDTNLPTKFLQKYFVIDWANVEGDKSKTNLEKEIKLADPSNGDVVVVTRKDNSRERVITLNGNVVLDEHAYLIPWVEQDFKNPTQDSEKLYHWNLEGGTTTWTLPNEYAGASKVYVYKLTDQGRTDVQKVKVVNNQVTLTAEAATPYIVVPKKEKGLQVDDWSKDAHVYDTGFNSGTVKDPHTKVAGDKDAVSVVRTNQTGNARNVSSGDYFLNIDSPSKNTSVSRTITGLEPGKDYVAEVYVENNSDVKAGIKVNGEVKNVSNYTLRSLQKNFVKADSHATNDGYNSKMQRMQVSFTAAYKKAELILSREAGEGTTKFDDIRIVQKSLKNEVSPKVFEQDFESVVQGIYPFVIGNTEGVEDNRIHLSELHAPYTQKGWAGKKLVDDVIKGNWSVKVNTGNKGLVYRTIPQHFHFEPGVTYKVSFDYQTTANSYRFISGDQEIDARDIAAVKGLSINNTLSASTDTKKAEYTVTGSENGQTYIGIFSDGTSLNGDTGAGTFILDNLRIEQITN; encoded by the coding sequence TTGCGCAGTAAGTATTACAAAAGGGTTACCAATGCCCTGATTGCCTTTGTATTATTTTTACCTATGTTTTTGACGGGTTTCACTCCGCCATTACGTGCAGAAGCAGTAGTGACAAATCCCTGGGTTACCATTTCATCTGGAGGAAATGAAGTAAATGAAATGGTCAACCAGAATGGGAAGGCTTATGCAAGGCTTGGAGCAGGAGCGGGAAATGACAATGGAGCCAAAGCTGCTATTTTTCAAGAAAAAGAAGCAGTAGCTCACATATCAGGAACGATGGAATATACATTTATTCCAGAATTGAAAGCGGAAGATACCAGATTTGGTTTCTATCCTCATTATATTGATCATAACAACTTTGTATTTGTAGGCTATGACTCCTTAGGGTGGTTCTATGAATACAAATATCAAGGCAGCGGAACCTGGTTACAAACTAGACCAAGCGTTCCTCTCCCAGAAGCCGGAACCAAACATTCCATAAAAATTGATTATAATGGAACCGCTTTGAAGGTTACATTAGATGGAAAAGATTTATTTGGAGCGGTTACTTTATCAAATGATATAAATAATCTTCTTTCAGGTAAGGAAGCGGTTAAACTTGGTGCTTTTGGAGGTAAAAACAGCCAAGTACTCCTTGAATTAGGAGATTCTCCAGGAGATGGAGGTACAGATCCAGGTAACGGAGGAACAGAGCCCGGAGATCAAGAACTTGTCGACATTTCGGATAACCAATTAGAAGATGGCGACTTTAAAATTATCTCGGGCGACGGAAAAGTTACCTATAATCAAGATGGTTCAGCAACTTTCCATGTTACATCTACTCAAAAAAATCGAATTGTCTACAATAAAATGAAACCAATTAAGAATGGTATTTTTGAAGCTGATATTACGCCGGGAACTAGCGCCATGAACCGTTTTGGCCTCATCTATCGTGTTCAGAATCCATCTGCCTATACGTATGTGGGAACGGGAGATCAGAACAATCTTTATTTTGGCGAGATCTTTGGCCCTGCTAACAGTTGGACGGCGATGACTTCAAACGTGCCATTAGAAGCAAATAAAACCTATCATTTACGAATAAAATTTTCGGATGATTTAGCTACTTTATACATTAATGATAAAAAGGTGAATACCTTTACATTGTCAGGCGGTGTCGATCAAGCAGGGTTACTTGGATTTGAAAAAAGCCGTGGAGCTGCGGACATTACGATTTCAAACATCAAAATTAAAGAAAATGTTCCTCCTAAAGCACCAAATACGCCGCCAGTAGAGGATAACCTAAGCTCAGACTATATGAATGTTATTATTGACCAAGTCTTCCCGCGTGTTATCGAATATCGGGTTGGCAACAAGGTAATGAACGGACAAAAGTCTCCTGTATACGGATTAAAAGTGAACGGCGTTCTTTACTATCCTGAAGTAAGCTTTGAAAAGAAGAGCAAAAGTGAAGCACTGTATACTCTAAAGGTAAAAGATGAATATGAAAACCTTGATGCTGTATTTAAAGTTTCTTTAAAAGTGAACAAAAATAAAGTGATCTATACCTTTGAAGAAATCACCAATGCCGGTAGCTCAAAAATTGAAACGGTTGAATTGGCCGATCTGAACTTTATCTCAGTTAATTCAGCTCAAACCAATGCCAAAGCCAAATTAACGAATCTTAGCAGTGATGTGACCAAACCTGGGGATGTCGATGTCACTGTCGATTCAACTTTGGGAGGCATTGGAACTTCAGAAAGATACTATACTGCTTTCCTATCAACAGACAAATTGAGTGCAGGTGTATGGTCCAGTTCGGAAGTAAATGGCTACCGTAACCTAGTGGCAAATCGTTATCAAAGTGAAGATGGTACGAAAGCCATCGGTATCGGTTCTAGTTTACTTTATTATCAAAGAGAATTTATGTCGAAACCACAATCAAAAAAACCTACCGTGAAAATTGCAATTGCGGATGATTTGAATCGTGATAATGAAATTGACTGGCAGGACGGTGCGATTGCTTACCGTGAGATCATGCAAGACATTCCAGGTTCGAACGATGTAAACAATCTGGTTGGCCAACGAATTGCCATGAATTTTGGCTCACAAGCACAACAGCCATTCCTAAAAACATTGGATAATGTTAAAAAGGTTGCTCTCGCTACAGATGGATTGGGTCAGTCTGTACTGTTAAAAGGATATGGAAATGAAGGTCATGACAGCGCTCACCCGGATTATGGAAATGTTGGTGAACGGATCGGCGGAGCTGAGGATATAAAAACACTAATTCGTGAAGGGCATAAGTACAATTCTGAATTTGGTGTCCATATCAATGCTCAAGAAACCTATCCTGAAGCCAAAGCTTTCAATGAAGATTTTATTGACGGTCCAAATTCTAGAGGCTGGGGCTGGTTAGACCAATCATATACCATCAATAAATTAAAGGATTTGTACTCAGGAACACGTGCGAAAAGGCTGGACGAATTAAAAGCAGCTGCACCAGGTCTTGACTTCATTTATTTAGATGTATGGTATCAAGATCAATGGGAATCTGATCGAATTTCAGAGCAATTTCATGATCGCGGCTGGAGGGTAGCAACGGAGTTTGGTACTTCAATGGCCAATTACTCTACATGGCAGCACTGGGCTACGGATAAGAACTACGGCGGGCCAGCCAGTAAAGGAATCAACTCTGAGGTCCTTCGCTTTATTAGTAATCACCAAAAAGATTCTTGGGTGTTAAATTGGCCTGAATCAGGAGGAACGGCTGATCATCCGTTGCTTGGCGGATTTGAATTAGCAGGTTTCGAGGGATGGCAATCTGATAAGAATTTTGACCATTTTATCCGGATGACATTCGATACAAATCTACCAACGAAATTTTTACAAAAGTATTTTGTTATCGATTGGGCAAATGTAGAAGGCGACAAAAGCAAAACAAACTTGGAAAAGGAAATTAAATTGGCGGACCCAAGTAATGGGGATGTTGTTGTTGTTACGAGAAAGGACAATTCCAGAGAACGTGTGATTACGCTTAATGGAAATGTTGTCCTTGATGAACATGCTTATTTAATTCCTTGGGTGGAGCAAGACTTTAAAAATCCAACTCAGGATTCTGAAAAACTGTACCACTGGAATTTAGAAGGCGGAACAACTACTTGGACACTTCCAAATGAATATGCTGGTGCATCTAAAGTTTATGTCTATAAATTGACCGACCAAGGCAGAACAGATGTGCAGAAAGTCAAGGTCGTCAATAATCAGGTAACCTTGACGGCTGAGGCAGCTACTCCATATATTGTTGTACCAAAGAAAGAGAAGGGTTTACAAGTCGATGACTGGAGCAAGGATGCTCATGTCTATGACACAGGATTTAATTCGGGAACCGTCAAAGATCCTCATACAAAAGTGGCTGGAGACAAGGATGCTGTCAGTGTCGTAAGAACGAATCAAACTGGAAATGCCCGTAATGTAAGCAGCGGCGATTATTTCTTGAATATCGACAGTCCGTCAAAAAATACATCCGTTTCCCGTACCATTACTGGCCTTGAACCTGGCAAAGATTATGTGGCTGAGGTCTATGTAGAAAACAATAGTGATGTAAAGGCCGGAATCAAAGTAAATGGCGAAGTAAAAAATGTAAGCAATTACACACTGCGCAGCCTGCAAAAGAACTTTGTAAAAGCAGATTCACATGCTACGAATGATGGATACAACAGCAAGATGCAAAGAATGCAAGTAAGCTTTACGGCTGCATATAAAAAGGCAGAATTAATTCTCAGCCGTGAGGCCGGTGAAGGAACTACTAAGTTTGATGATATTCGGATAGTGCAAAAATCCTTGAAAAATGAAGTATCACCAAAGGTATTTGAACAAGATTTTGAATCGGTCGTGCAAGGAATTTACCCATTTGTTATTGGCAATACGGAAGGTGTAGAAGACAATAGAATTCATTTGTCTGAATTACATGCTCCGTATACGCAAAAAGGATGGGCAGGTAAAAAATTAGTAGACGATGTCATCAAAGGGAATTGGTCTGTTAAGGTGAATACTGGAAACAAAGGCTTAGTGTATCGTACCATTCCGCAGCACTTCCACTTTGAACCAGGCGTAACCTATAAAGTATCCTTTGACTATCAAACTACTGCCAATTCCTATCGTTTTATCTCAGGGGATCAAGAAATTGATGCTCGCGATATTGCAGCTGTCAAGGGTTTGAGTATAAACAATACACTTTCTGCATCTACCGATACCAAAAAGGCTGAGTATACTGTCACTGGTTCCGAAAATGGGCAAACGTATATTGGAATTTTCAGTGATGGAACCAGCTTGAATGGAGATACTGGGGCAGGAACATTTATTTTAGATAACCTGCGGATTGAACAGATCACCAACTGA
- the nagA gene encoding N-acetylglucosamine-6-phosphate deacetylase translates to MELFVYADKFFLEDGVAGPGFLEIKDGKFGTFYETLPNETAEVIDYAGQWVAPGLVDTHIHGFKNHDVMDNDLDGLMAISEGLLSCGVTSFLPTTLTSSAESLNNVVAMIGENYTKVKGAKIKGIFLEGPFFTERHKGAQNTNYFSDPSVELLETWQKKSGHFIKKIALAPERKGAAEFIEFAVNDQVTVALAHSDATYDEAKQAVEKGASIFVHTFNGMSGLHHRDPGMAGAAMNLPNVFAEIICDGHHVHPVAANILMNARGRKETVMVTDCMMAGGMPEGRYQLGEFPVEVKNGAARLESGSLAGSILQLKDAVKNVVAWGNATPEEAIYMASTAPAKSIGMDRECGKIAISHDADFIVLTPELELMATYLDGVCRYQAEN, encoded by the coding sequence ATGGAACTATTTGTTTACGCAGACAAGTTTTTTCTTGAGGATGGGGTGGCAGGTCCTGGTTTTCTGGAAATAAAAGACGGGAAATTTGGTACCTTTTATGAGACATTGCCAAATGAAACGGCTGAGGTAATCGATTATGCCGGACAATGGGTTGCTCCGGGTTTAGTCGATACGCACATTCATGGCTTTAAAAATCATGATGTCATGGACAATGACTTAGACGGATTGATGGCAATTTCCGAGGGGCTGCTTTCATGTGGCGTGACGTCGTTTTTACCTACTACGTTAACCTCTTCGGCCGAATCGTTGAACAATGTGGTGGCGATGATAGGAGAAAATTATACGAAGGTGAAGGGTGCCAAAATAAAAGGAATCTTCTTAGAAGGACCATTTTTTACAGAAAGGCACAAAGGGGCTCAAAACACGAATTATTTTTCTGACCCTTCAGTCGAATTGCTGGAAACATGGCAAAAGAAATCGGGTCATTTTATTAAAAAAATTGCACTTGCTCCTGAAAGAAAGGGTGCAGCTGAATTTATTGAGTTCGCTGTGAACGATCAGGTTACGGTTGCGCTTGCTCATAGTGACGCGACGTATGATGAGGCAAAACAAGCGGTTGAAAAGGGAGCTTCAATTTTTGTTCATACGTTCAATGGCATGAGCGGGCTGCACCATCGTGATCCGGGAATGGCGGGCGCAGCTATGAATCTGCCAAATGTGTTTGCCGAAATTATTTGTGATGGACATCACGTTCATCCTGTTGCTGCAAATATTTTAATGAATGCCCGCGGCAGGAAGGAAACCGTGATGGTGACCGATTGCATGATGGCAGGCGGTATGCCGGAAGGTCGCTATCAGCTCGGAGAATTCCCTGTCGAAGTGAAGAACGGGGCGGCTCGTTTGGAAAGCGGAAGTTTAGCGGGCAGTATTTTGCAATTAAAAGATGCTGTCAAAAATGTCGTCGCTTGGGGGAATGCAACCCCGGAGGAAGCCATCTACATGGCAAGTACAGCACCTGCGAAAAGTATTGGTATGGATAGGGAATGCGGAAAGATTGCAATCAGCCATGATGCAGATTTTATCGTATTAACGCCTGAGCTCGAATTAATGGCGACGTATCTTGATGGTGTTTGCCGGTACCAAGCTGAGAACTGA
- the lacD gene encoding tagatose-bisphosphate aldolase — MLELTKNKVAALKRLSDENGIIGALAIDQRGSLKKMIAAGSSSSVGDEGIIRFKELVSEELTPYATSILLDPEYGLPAAKVRHPEAGLLVAYEKTGYDATAVGRLPDLLPEWSVRRLKEAGADAVKFLLYYDVDEDEKINDFKHVYMERVGSECAAEDIPFFLEIVSYDAKNDDVKSLEYAKVKPHKVIEAMREFSKPQYKVDVLKVEVPVDMKFVEGYAEGETAYSKEEAAAYFKEQSEATDLPFIFLSAGVSAELFQETLKFAKESGSTFNGVLCGRATWKNGVAPFAENGEQAGRAWLQDTGKKNIEELNIVLKETASSWFEKISE, encoded by the coding sequence ATGTTAGAATTAACGAAAAATAAAGTAGCGGCTCTTAAGCGTTTATCGGATGAAAATGGAATTATTGGGGCTTTGGCAATTGATCAACGCGGTTCATTAAAGAAAATGATTGCGGCAGGAAGTTCAAGTTCTGTCGGAGATGAGGGAATCATCCGCTTTAAAGAATTGGTTTCAGAAGAGTTGACACCTTATGCGACATCAATCCTATTGGATCCGGAATATGGTTTGCCGGCTGCGAAAGTCCGCCATCCGGAAGCTGGGTTATTAGTGGCATATGAAAAAACAGGCTATGATGCAACCGCCGTGGGACGTTTACCAGATTTATTGCCGGAATGGTCTGTTAGACGGTTGAAGGAAGCTGGAGCAGATGCGGTTAAATTTTTACTGTACTATGATGTAGATGAAGATGAAAAAATTAATGACTTTAAGCATGTTTATATGGAACGGGTCGGCTCTGAGTGTGCAGCAGAAGACATTCCGTTTTTCCTTGAAATTGTGTCATATGATGCCAAAAATGATGATGTGAAGAGTTTAGAGTACGCAAAAGTGAAGCCGCATAAGGTTATTGAGGCAATGAGAGAATTCTCCAAGCCACAGTACAAGGTAGACGTTTTGAAGGTAGAAGTTCCTGTAGATATGAAGTTTGTAGAAGGATACGCAGAAGGCGAAACAGCCTATAGCAAGGAAGAAGCGGCAGCATATTTCAAAGAGCAAAGTGAAGCAACAGATCTGCCATTTATTTTCTTAAGCGCAGGCGTAAGTGCAGAATTATTCCAGGAAACATTAAAGTTTGCTAAAGAATCCGGCTCCACCTTTAATGGTGTTCTTTGCGGCCGTGCGACATGGAAAAATGGCGTCGCTCCTTTTGCTGAAAATGGGGAACAAGCCGGACGTGCATGGTTACAAGATACCGGCAAAAAAAATATCGAAGAACTTAATATTGTCTTGAAAGAGACAGCAAGCTCGTGGTTTGAAAAAATCTCAGAGTAA
- a CDS encoding SIS domain-containing protein, with amino-acid sequence MFTFSQEKLVSLGASITTAEIKQQPDLWDETYSLYTKKRVEIQTFLQKLAEQHERIRVIFTGAGTSAYVGDTVTPYLKGKVDEKKWEFLSVPTTTLVSNPYEFFKADFPTLLVSFARSGNSPESVAAVEVAEQLVKNFYQLTITCAIDGELAKRAEGDESNLLLLMPDRANDQGFAMTGSYSCMTLMALLVFDPLLVEEKWAIVQTIRQMGESVILREEDIQTIIDCDFERIIYLGSGSLEGLAREAQLKVLELTAGKIVTAFDSSLGFRHGPKSFVNEKSLVFVFVSNQSYTRQYDLDILKELQQDKIANGICAISVDGETNYDGNTFLFDSDAHAVPDAYLALPYVMIGQTVSLLASVKVGNTPDTPSPTGTVNRVVKGVTIYEYK; translated from the coding sequence ATGTTTACTTTTAGTCAAGAAAAATTAGTGTCTCTAGGAGCATCGATTACAACAGCAGAAATTAAGCAGCAGCCAGATTTATGGGATGAAACCTATTCATTGTATACGAAGAAACGAGTAGAGATTCAAACATTTTTGCAAAAACTGGCTGAACAACATGAACGAATCCGTGTCATTTTTACAGGTGCTGGAACCTCTGCCTATGTCGGTGATACGGTCACTCCTTATTTAAAAGGAAAAGTGGATGAAAAAAAGTGGGAATTTCTAAGTGTTCCAACAACCACTTTGGTATCTAATCCCTATGAATTTTTTAAAGCAGATTTCCCAACTTTGTTGGTTTCATTTGCTCGAAGCGGCAACAGCCCTGAAAGTGTGGCTGCCGTAGAAGTAGCTGAACAACTAGTAAAGAACTTCTATCAGCTAACCATTACCTGTGCAATTGATGGTGAGTTAGCGAAAAGGGCAGAAGGCGATGAAAGCAATCTTTTGTTGTTAATGCCCGATAGAGCCAATGATCAAGGATTTGCCATGACGGGAAGTTATTCGTGCATGACGCTCATGGCATTACTCGTTTTTGATCCGCTGTTAGTGGAAGAAAAATGGGCAATTGTCCAAACGATTCGCCAAATGGGTGAAAGTGTCATTCTTCGTGAAGAGGATATCCAAACTATCATCGATTGCGATTTTGAGAGGATCATATATCTAGGCTCAGGAAGCTTAGAAGGGTTGGCGAGAGAAGCACAGTTAAAAGTTTTAGAGCTAACAGCTGGTAAAATTGTTACTGCTTTTGATTCATCGTTGGGTTTTAGGCACGGTCCTAAATCATTTGTAAATGAAAAATCGTTGGTGTTTGTGTTTGTTTCAAACCAGTCTTATACACGTCAATACGATTTGGATATTTTAAAAGAATTGCAGCAAGATAAAATTGCAAACGGTATATGTGCAATCTCAGTGGACGGAGAAACGAACTACGATGGGAACACGTTCTTATTCGACAGTGATGCCCATGCTGTACCGGATGCCTACCTGGCATTACCGTATGTCATGATCGGTCAAACGGTATCACTATTAGCTTCTGTAAAAGTTGGTAATACACCGGATACCCCTTCACCAACAGGCACGGTTAATCGTGTGGTAAAAGGCGTCACCATCTATGAATATAAGTAG
- a CDS encoding ROK family protein — MKRAIGIDIGGTKIAAGIISDTGELLERTEVKSDPSDRENMFERVVEAVENVLGKSSVSIGDIEGIGVGVPGKVNREKGIAVFQNNLPWKQFPVTARLQERFGIERITIDNDVYMATFAEWKAAQVKRAETFVYVTISTGISCSIIHNGSFFRGAGFAGELGLIPVLSKGVNERLEKIAAGPGIQRLAEKELKVDTISTKDVFAGYLNGEQEYQPIIDEVTDHLAQGLYAISSLLDPHKMVFGGSVIVNNPFLLELIKEKLKSHQLPEQQHLLGQMSISTLAQNNGVVGAGLRAFEGML, encoded by the coding sequence ATGAAAAGAGCTATCGGCATTGATATTGGCGGGACGAAGATTGCAGCGGGAATCATTTCGGATACGGGCGAACTGCTTGAACGTACGGAAGTAAAAAGTGATCCTTCAGACCGGGAAAATATGTTTGAGAGAGTTGTAGAAGCGGTGGAAAATGTTCTCGGAAAATCCTCGGTTTCAATCGGTGACATTGAGGGCATTGGTGTTGGAGTACCAGGAAAAGTGAATCGTGAGAAGGGCATCGCTGTTTTTCAAAACAATTTGCCTTGGAAACAGTTTCCCGTTACAGCCCGTTTACAGGAGCGATTTGGCATCGAGCGGATCACGATTGACAATGATGTCTATATGGCGACTTTTGCAGAATGGAAAGCGGCACAGGTAAAAAGGGCAGAGACCTTTGTCTACGTGACAATCAGTACGGGAATCTCCTGTTCTATCATTCATAATGGTTCATTTTTCAGGGGAGCTGGATTTGCTGGGGAGCTTGGTCTGATCCCGGTCCTTTCGAAGGGAGTCAATGAACGGTTAGAAAAAATTGCTGCTGGACCGGGGATCCAGAGATTAGCCGAAAAGGAATTGAAGGTAGATACCATTTCAACTAAGGATGTGTTTGCGGGTTATCTAAATGGGGAACAGGAATATCAACCAATTATTGACGAGGTGACCGACCATTTAGCTCAAGGCCTTTATGCGATTTCTAGCTTATTGGATCCGCACAAAATGGTTTTCGGCGGCAGTGTCATCGTGAATAATCCTTTTTTGCTTGAGTTGATCAAGGAAAAGCTAAAATCACATCAGCTTCCTGAACAACAACATCTTTTAGGCCAGATGAGTATCAGTACATTGGCGCAGAATAATGGGGTTGTTGGTGCAGGATTACGGGCTTTTGAAGGTATGTTATGA
- the lacC gene encoding tagatose-6-phosphate kinase, translated as MILTVTMNPSMDISYPIQEFKLDDVNRVDNVYKTAGGKGLNVARVVKQMGEDVLATGVLGGNIGDYIVQELTKSDIDNNFLKINQESRNCIAILHDGKQTEILESGPTLSAEDAAAFLEKYRELLTGVSLVTISGSLPKGLDPGFYRGMVEMGREMGIPVIVDTSGEPLRQVLLQKVKPFVIKPNITELSQLLGVEVEQSISSLKQVLTNEWFHGIEWVVVSMGGDGAFVKHGTDYYRVTIPSIDVVNPVGSGDATVAGLAVALKRKQSVPDVLKTAMTTGMLNTMEAGTGYIDRAKFGQFFELVEVTKID; from the coding sequence ATGATTTTAACTGTCACGATGAATCCATCCATGGATATTTCCTATCCGATTCAAGAATTCAAATTGGATGATGTAAACCGTGTAGATAATGTTTATAAAACCGCCGGTGGAAAAGGATTAAATGTGGCCCGCGTCGTCAAGCAGATGGGGGAAGACGTCCTGGCGACAGGTGTGCTCGGCGGAAACATTGGCGACTACATTGTTCAGGAATTGACGAAAAGCGATATCGATAATAATTTTTTAAAAATCAATCAAGAATCAAGAAACTGTATCGCCATTCTCCATGATGGCAAGCAGACGGAAATTCTAGAATCCGGACCGACACTTTCGGCGGAAGACGCGGCAGCTTTTTTGGAAAAATATCGTGAATTACTAACTGGTGTTTCACTTGTAACGATTTCGGGCAGTTTACCAAAAGGACTTGATCCTGGGTTTTACCGGGGGATGGTAGAAATGGGCCGAGAGATGGGGATTCCTGTAATTGTTGATACATCAGGGGAGCCGCTCCGACAGGTTTTGCTGCAGAAGGTAAAACCATTTGTGATTAAGCCCAATATCACGGAGCTATCTCAGCTGCTTGGTGTAGAAGTGGAACAAAGCATAAGCAGTTTGAAACAAGTATTAACAAATGAATGGTTTCATGGGATTGAATGGGTTGTTGTTTCGATGGGCGGGGATGGTGCCTTTGTTAAGCATGGTACGGATTATTACCGGGTTACCATTCCTTCGATTGACGTGGTGAACCCTGTCGGCTCCGGTGATGCCACCGTTGCTGGATTAGCGGTTGCTTTAAAACGAAAGCAGTCAGTTCCAGACGTTCTGAAAACAGCCATGACGACAGGCATGCTTAATACGATGGAAGCAGGAACAGGTTACATTGATCGTGCTAAGTTCGGCCAATTTTTTGAGTTAGTAGAGGTTACGAAAATAGATTAA